The following are encoded in a window of Telmatobacter sp. DSM 110680 genomic DNA:
- the carA gene encoding glutamine-hydrolyzing carbamoyl-phosphate synthase small subunit — translation MQAILALEDGRVFRGEGYGHPGECQGEVVFNTSLTGYQEIATDPSYAGQIVVLTNPQIGNYGTNQADNESGKPYIEGLIVREFSAIGSNWRSEQVTDEYMERYSVPVLAEIDTRALVRHLRTHGVMRGVISTETSDAEALIQKARKIRKMDGTDLAKVVSTKSVYTFDSDDIRNQSGDFLLSAARVQSAGVRKHHVVAYDFGIKQNILRMLTREGCDVTVVPAETTAADVLAMKPDGVFLSNGPGDPEPVEYAVKAIRDMLGRVPVFGICLGHQLCGLALGGKTYKLKFGHHGGNHPVRNNATGKVEITAHNHNFAVDPDSINANEIELTHVDLNDQTLEGLRHRTLPLFSVQYHPEAAPGPHDSHYLFSDFRKMMEEWKG, via the coding sequence ATGCAGGCGATTTTAGCGCTCGAAGACGGGCGCGTCTTCCGCGGCGAAGGCTACGGTCACCCCGGCGAATGCCAGGGAGAGGTAGTTTTCAACACTTCCCTAACCGGCTATCAGGAAATCGCTACCGATCCCTCCTATGCTGGTCAAATTGTCGTTCTTACTAATCCTCAGATCGGCAACTACGGTACTAACCAGGCGGACAACGAGTCGGGCAAGCCCTATATTGAAGGTCTGATCGTGCGCGAATTCTCGGCGATCGGCTCGAACTGGCGCTCGGAGCAGGTGACCGACGAGTACATGGAACGCTATTCCGTTCCGGTGCTGGCGGAGATCGACACGCGCGCCCTGGTGCGGCATCTGCGCACACATGGCGTGATGCGTGGAGTGATTTCGACCGAAACATCGGATGCCGAGGCGCTTATCCAGAAGGCGCGAAAGATTCGCAAGATGGATGGAACAGACTTGGCAAAGGTGGTATCCACCAAGTCGGTGTACACATTCGATTCGGACGACATCCGAAATCAATCTGGCGACTTTCTGCTTTCTGCGGCTCGCGTGCAATCTGCGGGAGTTCGCAAGCACCATGTTGTGGCCTATGACTTCGGGATCAAGCAAAACATCCTGAGAATGCTCACGCGGGAAGGCTGCGATGTGACCGTGGTGCCTGCGGAGACGACGGCTGCCGACGTGCTGGCGATGAAGCCGGATGGCGTTTTTCTTTCGAATGGGCCCGGCGATCCAGAGCCTGTCGAATATGCGGTAAAGGCAATCCGCGACATGCTTGGACGCGTGCCGGTGTTCGGAATTTGCCTTGGACATCAGTTGTGCGGGTTGGCTCTGGGCGGCAAGACGTACAAGTTGAAGTTCGGGCACCACGGCGGCAATCATCCAGTGCGGAATAATGCCACAGGGAAAGTGGAAATCACTGCGCACAATCACAACTTCGCGGTCGATCCGGATTCGATCAACGCGAATGAAATTGAATTGACGCACGTTGACCTGAATGACCAGACGCTGGAAGGATTGCGGCACAGAACGCTGCCGCTGTTCAGCGTGCAGTATCATCCCGAAGCGGCTCCCGGGCCCCACGATTCGCATTACCTCTTCAGCGACTTCCGCAAGATGATGGAGGAGTGGAAGGGATGA
- the carB gene encoding carbamoyl-phosphate synthase large subunit → MPRRNDIQKILVIGSGPIVIGQSAEFDYSGTQACKALKQEGYEVVLVNSNPATIMTDPELADRTYIEPLTREYVEEIIRIETAMLGPGSGKFALLPTVGGQTALNLAVDLADAGILDRYNVELIGAKLEAIKKAEDRLLFKDAMLRIGLDVSKSALVNNLRDGLDFASKIGFPVLIRPSFTLGGSGGGIGYNREELMEILARGLDLSPVHECLIEESVLGWKEYELEVMRDLADNVIIICSIENFDPMGVHTGDSITVAPAQTLTDREYQKMRDAAIAVMREIGVETGGSNVQFAVNPANGRMTVIEMNPRVSRSSALASKATGFPIAKIAAKLAVGYTLDEIPNDITRKTPACFEPTIDYVVVKIPKWQFEKFPGADDTLGPQMKSVGEVMAMGRTFKEALMKAWRALETGKKTGTEVLEPRRLTQMLVTPRPERLGYIRFAFERGMSVREVARLTGMDPWFLHQIREVTLAQGSLQEITPEEITEEQMLKLKRYGLSDERIATEWKLEGHDGVKQVRELREGKGIRPVFKLVDTCAAEFESMTPYLYSTYDEEDEAPPTDKPKIIILGSGPNRIGQGIEFDYCCCHAAFALKDDGYETIMVNCNPETVSTDYDTSDRLYFEPLVLEDVLAVYNHEAQSGAKIGMIVQFGGQTPLNLAQRLRAAGVPIIGTSPESIDLAEDRKQFGKLLEDLNIPQPQGGTATSVDEALAVAERIGYPVLVRPSYVLGGRAMVIAYDAKAVAEYMKQAVEYSQERPVLVDHFLENAVEVDVDALCDSEDVVIAGIMQHIEEAGIHSGDSSCVLPAVSIRETTLETIRQHTRKLALALKVVGLVNLQFAIQRDADGNDHVYVIEVNPRASRTVPYVSKATGIPLAKMGARLMTGRKLRELLPEQLASGRDLETGTHYYVKSPVFPWSKFAGVDTVLGPEMKSTGEVMGVAATFGEAFAKAQLSAGQVLPVRGTVFFTVNDHDKPAAIELARRFAHLGFHMVATEGTANVLERAGLTVERVYKVKEGRPNVVDLIKGDRIQLIINTPRGQDTFFDEKAIRRAAVLARVPTITTIAAAQAAVEGIAAMQQQSITVYALQNLHAAKGN, encoded by the coding sequence ATGCCACGCAGAAATGACATTCAGAAGATCCTTGTAATCGGCTCGGGGCCGATTGTGATTGGGCAGTCGGCGGAGTTTGATTACTCCGGCACGCAGGCCTGCAAAGCCCTCAAGCAGGAGGGCTATGAAGTGGTGCTGGTGAATTCGAACCCGGCCACAATCATGACGGATCCCGAACTAGCCGATCGCACCTATATTGAGCCGCTGACCCGGGAATACGTCGAAGAGATTATTCGCATTGAGACGGCGATGCTGGGTCCGGGTTCTGGGAAGTTTGCGCTGCTGCCGACGGTTGGTGGCCAGACTGCATTGAATCTTGCTGTCGATCTGGCCGATGCTGGAATTCTGGATCGTTACAACGTGGAGCTGATTGGCGCGAAGCTTGAGGCAATCAAGAAGGCCGAAGACCGGCTGCTTTTTAAAGATGCAATGCTGCGCATCGGGCTGGATGTTTCGAAATCGGCGCTGGTAAACAACCTTCGCGATGGACTGGATTTCGCCAGCAAGATAGGCTTCCCGGTTCTGATTCGGCCAAGCTTCACGCTGGGCGGATCGGGCGGGGGCATTGGCTATAACCGCGAAGAGTTGATGGAAATTCTGGCGCGGGGCCTTGACCTTTCTCCGGTGCACGAGTGCTTGATCGAAGAGAGCGTGCTCGGGTGGAAGGAATACGAGCTTGAGGTGATGCGCGACTTGGCGGACAACGTCATCATCATCTGCTCCATTGAGAACTTCGATCCGATGGGCGTGCACACGGGCGACTCAATTACGGTAGCTCCGGCGCAGACGCTTACTGATCGTGAATATCAAAAGATGCGCGATGCGGCCATTGCAGTGATGCGCGAGATCGGTGTTGAGACCGGTGGATCGAATGTGCAGTTCGCTGTAAATCCGGCGAACGGGCGCATGACCGTGATCGAGATGAATCCGCGCGTGTCGCGTTCGTCGGCGCTGGCATCGAAGGCTACTGGATTCCCGATCGCCAAGATTGCGGCGAAGCTCGCCGTCGGTTACACGCTGGATGAAATCCCTAACGACATCACACGCAAGACGCCGGCCTGCTTCGAGCCAACCATCGATTATGTCGTAGTCAAGATTCCGAAGTGGCAGTTTGAGAAATTCCCTGGTGCTGATGACACGCTAGGGCCGCAGATGAAATCGGTCGGCGAGGTGATGGCGATGGGCCGCACCTTCAAGGAAGCGCTGATGAAGGCGTGGCGCGCGCTTGAGACCGGGAAGAAGACCGGCACTGAAGTGCTGGAGCCGCGGCGTCTGACGCAGATGCTGGTAACTCCGCGGCCGGAACGGCTAGGATACATTCGCTTCGCATTCGAGCGTGGCATGAGCGTGCGCGAAGTTGCGCGACTCACCGGTATGGATCCATGGTTTCTGCACCAGATTCGCGAGGTTACTCTGGCACAGGGGTCTTTGCAAGAGATAACGCCGGAAGAAATTACCGAGGAACAGATGTTGAAGTTGAAACGCTACGGGTTAAGTGACGAGCGCATAGCGACGGAGTGGAAGCTGGAGGGCCACGACGGCGTGAAACAGGTGCGGGAACTCCGCGAGGGGAAGGGCATTCGACCGGTCTTCAAACTGGTGGATACGTGCGCTGCGGAGTTCGAATCGATGACGCCTTATTTATATTCGACCTACGACGAAGAAGACGAGGCGCCTCCGACCGACAAGCCGAAGATCATTATTCTCGGATCTGGACCTAACCGGATCGGACAGGGAATTGAGTTCGATTATTGCTGTTGCCATGCGGCGTTTGCGTTGAAGGATGATGGCTACGAAACCATCATGGTGAATTGCAATCCGGAGACGGTCTCGACGGACTACGACACCAGCGATCGACTTTACTTCGAGCCGCTGGTGCTGGAGGACGTGCTCGCGGTCTACAACCATGAGGCGCAATCGGGCGCGAAGATCGGAATGATTGTGCAGTTTGGCGGGCAGACTCCGCTGAACCTGGCGCAACGGCTCCGCGCCGCTGGCGTGCCCATCATCGGTACGTCCCCAGAGTCAATTGATTTGGCCGAGGATCGAAAGCAGTTCGGAAAGCTACTCGAAGATCTCAATATTCCGCAGCCACAGGGCGGCACTGCAACCAGCGTGGACGAGGCACTGGCGGTTGCCGAGCGCATTGGATACCCGGTGCTGGTGCGGCCGAGCTACGTGCTGGGTGGGCGAGCGATGGTGATCGCATACGACGCCAAGGCTGTAGCGGAGTACATGAAGCAGGCGGTGGAGTACTCGCAGGAGCGGCCGGTGCTGGTAGATCACTTCCTGGAGAATGCGGTTGAGGTGGATGTGGATGCGCTGTGCGATTCAGAGGATGTGGTCATAGCCGGGATCATGCAGCACATCGAAGAGGCCGGCATTCACTCCGGTGATTCGTCATGCGTATTACCCGCAGTCAGTATTCGCGAGACGACTCTGGAAACGATTCGCCAGCATACTCGCAAACTGGCGCTGGCGCTGAAGGTGGTCGGTCTCGTGAATCTGCAGTTTGCGATCCAGCGCGACGCCGATGGCAATGATCATGTCTACGTTATTGAAGTGAATCCGCGGGCGTCGCGAACCGTTCCGTACGTTTCGAAGGCGACCGGAATTCCGCTGGCCAAGATGGGCGCTCGCCTGATGACGGGCCGCAAGCTGCGTGAATTGCTGCCGGAGCAGTTGGCCTCGGGCAGAGATTTGGAAACCGGCACGCATTATTACGTGAAGTCGCCGGTATTTCCGTGGTCGAAGTTTGCTGGAGTCGATACGGTTCTCGGGCCGGAGATGAAGTCGACGGGCGAAGTGATGGGTGTAGCCGCAACCTTCGGCGAGGCGTTCGCGAAGGCTCAGCTCTCTGCTGGACAGGTATTGCCAGTACGGGGCACGGTCTTCTTTACCGTGAACGACCACGATAAGCCGGCGGCGATTGAACTGGCACGAAGGTTCGCGCATCTCGGATTTCACATGGTTGCCACCGAGGGTACCGCCAATGTGCTGGAGCGTGCCGGGCTGACAGTCGAGCGCGTTTACAAGGTGAAGGAAGGGCGACCCAACGTGGTCGACCTGATCAAAGGCGATCGCATCCAGCTGATCATCAACACGCCACGCGGGCAGGACACCTTCTTCGATGAGAAGGCCATTCGCCGCGCCGCGGTGTTGGCGCGAGTTCCAACGATTACCACGATCGCGGCTGCGCAGGCGGCGGTGGAAGGAATTGCGGCCATGCAGCAGCAGAGCATTACGGTTTATGCGCTGCAGAATCTGCATGCGGCCAAAGGCAATTGA
- a CDS encoding SDR family NAD(P)-dependent oxidoreductase — MNISFPDKVALVAGGTGGLGRAVSLAFLAEGASVVVTYRNQDELASLQDVAGTAVPRLEGHRVDVTDEAAVGQLIAEVLSKHGRLDAVVNTVGGYAGGIKLWELETRVFDQMLSLNLRAGYALARAAVVPMLRQKHGAIVNVAAKAAFDHGAGASAYAASKAAALAMIDSLAADVKGTGVRVNSVLPSIIDTEANRKAMPGADFATWPKPEEIARVILFLCSDDARVIHGAAIPVYGDS, encoded by the coding sequence ATGAACATAAGCTTTCCAGATAAAGTCGCGCTGGTGGCCGGTGGCACCGGTGGCCTCGGGCGTGCCGTGAGTCTTGCGTTCCTTGCAGAAGGCGCCAGTGTTGTCGTCACTTACCGGAATCAGGATGAGTTAGCCTCCCTGCAAGATGTTGCAGGCACAGCCGTTCCCCGCCTTGAAGGGCACCGCGTGGATGTCACCGACGAAGCAGCGGTCGGGCAACTTATCGCAGAAGTTCTCTCAAAACATGGCCGCCTTGATGCGGTGGTGAACACCGTGGGAGGTTACGCAGGCGGCATTAAGCTGTGGGAACTTGAAACAAGAGTTTTCGATCAAATGTTGTCTCTGAATCTACGCGCCGGTTACGCCCTTGCGCGCGCCGCGGTCGTTCCCATGCTCAGGCAGAAGCACGGCGCAATCGTGAATGTTGCGGCTAAGGCTGCCTTCGATCATGGTGCCGGCGCTTCAGCTTATGCGGCTTCAAAGGCTGCGGCTTTGGCGATGATCGATTCCCTGGCGGCAGATGTGAAAGGCACAGGTGTGCGCGTAAATTCCGTTCTTCCCAGCATCATCGATACAGAAGCGAATCGAAAGGCAATGCCGGGCGCCGATTTCGCAACCTGGCCGAAACCCGAGGAAATTGCACGCGTCATCCTCTTCCTGTGTAGCGATGATGCTCGGGTCATCCACGGTGCAGCCATTCCGGTCTACGGAGACAGCTAA
- a CDS encoding serine hydrolase domain-containing protein produces MDVIRTESHSSVADMPDEFSHFETVYKVLRDAINAHAFPGCAFGVLADGQIVLNDALGCFTYEEDAPSVESHTVFDVASITKVASTTAIAMLLHQRGQLDLDTPLGDLLPGFVVGRDSARLARQVTIRHLLAHNSGLPGYVEFFRSVSTPADLYRACLELPLETVPGERAEYSDPGFILLGKALEVLTREELPEFARKEIFQPLGMTATRFSPASEQKPLIPPTEIDNQLRHRRIQGEVQDENAYILHGAAGHAGLFSNVADLLKFAGAILSSGGDSFQILFSSNTVETFAERQGPAGSSRALGWDTPSQESSAGQYFSPHSIGHLGFSGCSLWIDLDASVAAVLLTNRTWPDRQSQLIREVRPSFHDAVRVALSGRQPL; encoded by the coding sequence ATGGACGTCATCAGAACCGAAAGCCATTCAAGTGTTGCCGATATGCCCGATGAATTCAGCCATTTTGAAACTGTCTATAAAGTGCTCCGGGATGCCATCAACGCCCACGCCTTTCCTGGGTGCGCCTTTGGCGTTCTCGCCGACGGCCAAATCGTTCTCAACGACGCTTTGGGATGCTTCACCTATGAGGAAGACGCGCCCTCAGTCGAGTCCCATACAGTCTTTGACGTAGCCAGCATTACCAAGGTGGCGTCAACGACCGCCATTGCCATGCTGCTCCACCAACGCGGTCAACTCGACCTCGACACGCCCTTGGGAGATTTATTGCCCGGTTTCGTGGTCGGCCGCGATAGCGCCCGGCTTGCGCGTCAAGTCACCATCCGACACCTCCTGGCCCATAACTCCGGCCTTCCGGGATACGTCGAGTTTTTCCGTTCCGTCAGCACACCGGCCGATCTATACCGCGCCTGTCTTGAACTGCCGCTCGAGACAGTCCCCGGCGAACGCGCCGAATACTCAGATCCCGGCTTCATTTTGCTCGGTAAAGCACTTGAAGTCCTCACCAGAGAAGAACTGCCCGAGTTTGCACGCAAAGAGATCTTTCAACCTCTAGGAATGACCGCCACTCGCTTCTCTCCCGCATCTGAACAGAAGCCCCTGATTCCACCGACCGAAATTGACAACCAGCTTCGTCATCGCCGCATACAAGGCGAAGTGCAGGATGAGAACGCCTACATCCTCCATGGCGCAGCTGGCCATGCCGGACTGTTTTCAAACGTCGCGGATCTGCTCAAGTTCGCCGGCGCAATCCTCAGCAGCGGCGGTGACAGTTTCCAAATCTTGTTCAGCAGCAATACCGTCGAGACCTTTGCTGAGCGGCAGGGTCCAGCCGGAAGTTCCCGCGCTCTGGGTTGGGATACTCCTTCGCAGGAATCCTCGGCAGGACAATATTTCTCGCCCCATTCGATCGGACACCTGGGCTTCAGCGGCTGTTCGCTCTGGATCGATCTGGATGCGTCAGTCGCCGCTGTCCTCCTCACCAACCGCACCTGGCCCGACCGGCAATCCCAGCTGATCCGGGAAGTTCGTCCCTCGTTCCACGATGCTGTACGGGTAGCCTTGTCTGGTCGACAACCCCTCTGA
- a CDS encoding carboxypeptidase-like regulatory domain-containing protein produces the protein MKRRVNSSLILARPAGLWLRCFLAAVFCVGLAGANSLRAQIDVPGPERLSHVEGYVVNPVGHPAADLEVTLVRDNKIAYQTRTDKNGEFRFDHVSGQFTFRVVRSEYSAAVREIVVTDEIVTTLERKKLYVILGPGACKDECSSVLTSKRDFERAIKAKNKH, from the coding sequence ATGAAGCGAAGGGTGAATTCAAGTTTGATTTTGGCAAGACCGGCGGGGCTTTGGCTCCGCTGTTTTTTGGCTGCAGTGTTTTGTGTCGGGCTGGCGGGCGCTAATTCGCTGAGGGCACAAATCGATGTTCCAGGACCGGAGCGCCTGAGCCATGTGGAGGGCTACGTTGTGAATCCTGTCGGACATCCGGCCGCCGATTTGGAAGTCACCCTCGTGCGCGACAACAAGATCGCATATCAGACCAGAACCGACAAGAACGGCGAATTTCGATTTGATCATGTTTCAGGACAATTCACATTTCGAGTTGTGCGGTCTGAGTATTCTGCTGCAGTGCGCGAAATTGTAGTTACGGATGAGATTGTTACGACCCTGGAGCGGAAGAAGCTTTACGTGATTTTGGGACCCGGCGCCTGCAAGGATGAGTGCTCCTCCGTGTTGACGAGCAAACGGGATTTTGAGCGGGCTATCAAGGCAAAGAACAAACATTAG
- the lepB gene encoding signal peptidase I, which yields MSTPAEIPVVTEIPSQTAIPIVPGQPTPLAQTARTGLGLWLRDLLISAGVSVLIILFLYQPVRVEGTSMLPRLEDHDRLFINKFVYHITSIEHGDVVVFHYPRDPEKSYIKRVIALPGDRLRIDHGQVFVNDKALAENYVPEMYRDMRSYTETIIPDDCYFVMGDHRSISSDSREFGVVERDLIYGKAVFVYWPAKDLGEVK from the coding sequence ATGTCGACACCTGCTGAAATACCTGTCGTAACTGAAATACCTTCCCAGACTGCAATTCCTATTGTTCCGGGACAACCGACGCCTTTGGCGCAGACAGCGCGCACGGGCCTTGGATTGTGGCTCCGCGATCTGCTAATCTCCGCCGGCGTCTCGGTTTTGATCATCCTGTTTCTCTATCAGCCCGTGCGCGTAGAAGGCACCAGCATGCTTCCGCGGCTAGAGGACCATGACCGGCTCTTCATCAACAAGTTTGTCTACCACATCACTTCGATTGAACACGGAGATGTGGTGGTGTTTCACTATCCGCGCGATCCGGAGAAGAGCTACATCAAGCGCGTGATTGCTTTGCCAGGGGATCGCCTGCGCATTGATCACGGACAGGTCTTCGTCAACGACAAGGCACTGGCTGAGAACTACGTTCCGGAGATGTATCGCGATATGCGTTCGTATACGGAAACGATCATCCCCGATGACTGCTACTTCGTGATGGGCGATCACCGCTCCATTTCATCGGATAGCAGGGAATTCGGGGTGGTGGAGCGGGATCTGATCTATGGCAAAGCGGTTTTCGTTTACTGGCCCGCGAAAGATCTGGGCGAAGTAAAGTAG
- the murQ gene encoding N-acetylmuramic acid 6-phosphate etherase → MLTSTTTHEGAGAHGKEETKTDPASSLQHLTTESQNEASQGFDTKSALEIARIINHEDAKIAGAVKKALPEIAEVIDHVARALRDGGRLIYIGAGSSGRIAALDASECPPTYSTAPGQVQYIMAGGPKALASAVEVNEDSEELGQRDIARRRPTRKDVVVGLSASGRTPYVVAATAYARARGAYTAAVTCNQGTALAEVADIAIVAEVGAEVISGSTRMKAASAQKMILNMITTGAMTRLGYVYENLMVNVHMQNSKLVERGIRILMSACKIDRETAVQTIKSAGRSVPVALVMLKAKVDKPEAVRRLAKSDGNVRLAIEDNVLEL, encoded by the coding sequence ATGTTAACCAGCACGACGACGCACGAAGGCGCCGGCGCACACGGGAAAGAGGAAACCAAGACGGACCCGGCTTCCTCACTCCAGCATCTGACCACTGAGAGTCAGAACGAAGCATCGCAAGGCTTCGACACCAAATCGGCGCTGGAGATTGCGCGCATCATCAACCACGAAGATGCCAAGATCGCAGGAGCGGTCAAGAAAGCACTCCCCGAAATCGCCGAAGTCATCGATCACGTAGCGCGTGCTCTCCGCGATGGAGGCCGGCTCATCTATATTGGCGCCGGTTCCAGTGGCCGCATCGCCGCCCTCGACGCCTCCGAGTGCCCCCCTACCTACTCCACCGCCCCCGGCCAGGTCCAATACATCATGGCTGGCGGCCCCAAGGCTCTTGCCTCCGCCGTCGAAGTCAACGAAGACTCGGAGGAACTCGGCCAGCGAGATATCGCCCGCCGCCGTCCCACCCGCAAGGATGTAGTCGTCGGACTATCCGCCTCTGGCCGCACTCCCTATGTTGTGGCTGCAACCGCCTACGCCCGCGCCCGGGGCGCATACACCGCCGCGGTCACCTGCAATCAGGGGACCGCGCTGGCCGAGGTGGCTGATATTGCCATCGTTGCGGAGGTCGGAGCCGAAGTGATCTCCGGATCCACCCGCATGAAGGCAGCCTCCGCGCAAAAGATGATCCTCAACATGATCACCACCGGCGCCATGACCCGGCTCGGCTATGTGTACGAAAACCTCATGGTCAATGTGCACATGCAGAATTCAAAGCTGGTCGAACGCGGAATCCGCATCCTCATGAGCGCCTGCAAAATCGATCGCGAAACCGCTGTCCAGACCATCAAGAGTGCCGGCCGCAGCGTGCCCGTAGCGCTCGTAATGCTCAAGGCCAAAGTCGACAAGCCCGAAGCCGTCCGCCGTCTCGCCAAGTCCGACGGCAACGTCCGCCTCGCCATCGAAGACAACGTCCTTGAACTCTAG